From Abyssibius alkaniclasticus:
CGGGCCGTTTGCAGGAAACCTGGTTCCAGGCCGACCGCGAGGGTGTATATTTCGGCCAATGTTCCGAGCTTTGCGGGCTGAACCATTCCTACATGCCGATCACCGTAAAGGTTGTCAGCCCCGAAGCCTATGCCGCGTGGCTTGAAAGCATGGGCGGCACAACTGCCGAGGCAACCGCCGATGCAGGCGCTGCAACTGCTGGCGCAGAGCAGGTGGAACTGGCCGCGGCCGAATAAGTGGGTGCAGACACACCCAAGGAAGCAATGATGAGCGATTCCAGTTGGACAGCGAACCCAGCACACGAGGCGCAATTCGGTGACTATATCGAATTGCTGAAGCCCCGTGTCATGCGGCTGGTGATCTTCACGGCGGCCGTTGGTCTGCTGGTGGCGCCAAATGCGGTGCATCCTGTTGTTGCTCTGGCCGCCATATTGTGCATCGCCGTCGGGGCGGGGGCTTCGGGCGCGCTCAACATGTGGTGGGATGCCGATATTGACCGCTTGATGACACGGACCGCAAAGCGCCCCATACCTTCGGGCCGGGTCGCGGCGGGCGAGGCTTTGGCCATCGGGATAGCCCTGACGGGCTTCAGCGTGGTGCTGCTTGGCCTGTTTGCCAATCTGCTGGCCGCCGGGCTGCTGGCCTTTACAATCTTCTTTTATGTCGTGGTCTACTCCATGTGGCTCAAGCGTATCACGCCGCAAAATATTGTCATTGGCGGCGCTGCAGGTGCCTTTCCGCCAATGATCGGCTGGGCCGTTGCCACGGGCGGTGTGGGCGTTGAAAGCCTGCTGATGTTCGCGCTGGTTTTCATGTGGACGCCGCCGCATTTCTGGGCGCTGGCGCTGTTTCGCAACGAGGATTACAAGCGCGCCAATGTGCCGATGATGCCGGTCACACGCGGCGAGGTATCGACCCGCCGCCAGATCTTTGCCTATGCCGTTCTGCTGGCCCCGATCGCGATTGCACCGGCCTTTACCCAGATCGGCGGGCCGGTCTATTTCCTCCTTTCGCTTGTTCTGAACGCGATGTTCGTGTCTGGCGCCATCGGGCTGAGCCGCCGGACAGCCGAAATGGCCGCGGCAAGCAAATACCGCGCCGAGAAGCGTTTTTTCGGCTTTTCAATCCTGTATCTGTTCCTGCATTTCGTAGGGCTGTTGGCTGAAGCCGCATTGCGTGGCGTCAACCTCAATTGGGCCGCATGGCCGGTGGTGTTCTGATGACTGTATTTCGCGAACCGCACGAGCTTCATAAACGGCGCGCCAGCCGCAATATCGGGCTGGGCCTTGTGCTTGGCACCTTTGTCGTGGTGGTGTTTTCCGTTACCATTGTAAAAATGAGCCAACCGCAAGCCGAGAATCCGCGCGCGCCGAACTTCAACCCGAGCGCGGTTGCCGCAGAGGCCGCAGAGGCTGCCGAATGAGGGCGCGGAACAAAAATTCCGCTCTCGCCCTGCGGCTTTTGGCGATCGTGGTTTTCATGGTCGGCCTGTCCTTTGCTGCCGTGCCGCTTTACAACCTGTTTTGCAAGGTCACCGGCTTTGGCGGCACCACATCCACCGCCGATGCGGGCAGCGATGTCATCCTGAACGAAACCATCAGTATCCGCTTTGATGCCAGCATTGACCCGTCGATGGGCTGGGAGTTTCGCCCCGCACAGGGCGCGATGGATCTGCGCATTGGCGAAACCGGGCTGGCCTTTTACGAGGCCTATAACCCCACCGACCGCCCCATTGCCGGGCAGGCGGTTTATAACGTGACGCCATTTTCGGCGGGCGGGTATTTTACCAAAATCGACTGTTTCTGCTTCACCGAACAGTTGCTGATGCCCGGCGAACGGGTCATGATGCCGGTAACGTTCTTTGTCGATCCGGAAATCGTAACCGATGCCGAAGGCAAGTTCGTGCGTGAAATCACGCTGTCCTACGCCTTTGGCGAAATCGAATTGACCGAAGAAATGCGCTTGCGGATTGCCGAAGCCGCCCAGAATGACGAGAATGTCCCCATCAACTGATGGCGACCGTGTGTGAATGAAGGACCCATAATCAATGGCACATGAGAAGAACCACGACTATCACATCCTCAAGCCGAGCATCCTGCCGTTTCTGGGGGCGCTTTCGGCCTTTATCATGTTCTTTGGCGCCGTGCTGTGGATGAAAGGCAGCGCGCCCTACATGTTTGCCATCGGCCTCATTGGTGTGCTTTACACAATGTTCGACTGGTGGAAAGAGGTTGTGAAGGAAAGCCATGAGGGCGACCATACGCCGGTTGTCGTGCTGGGTCTGCGCTATGGCGTGATTCTGTTCATCACCTCGGAAGTGATGTTCTTCTTCGCCTGGTTCTGGGCGTTCTTCAAAAACGCGCTCTATCCGATGAGCGACAATTACCCGGCGGTCAACGGTGTCTGGCCACCTGCCGGTATTGAAACCTTCGATCCCTGGCATCTGCCGCTGATCAACACGCTCATCCTACTGTGTTCGGGGGCTGCGGCAACCTGGGCCCACCATGCGATTGCACATGAAAACAACCGCAAAGACCTTGTGAACGGGCTGATCCTTGCCATTGTGCTGGGCCTGCTCTTCACTTTCTTCCAGGCCTTTGAATATAGCGAAGCCGCCTTTGCCTTTGGCAGCGGCGAAAGCGTCTATGGTGGCGTGTTCTTCATGGCGACCGGGTTTCACGGCTTCCATGTCATCGTCGGCACGATCTTTTTGGCCGTTTGCCTGATCCGTGCGCTCAAAGGGCATTTCACACCCGAACGCCATGTCGGCTTTGAAGCCGCCGCTTGGTATTGGCACTTTGTTGATGTTGTCTGGCTGTTCCTGTTCATCTCTGTCTATATCTGGGGCGGCTGAGCTGACGCACTGGCGCTATTCGGGTCAGTAGCGCAACAAAACACACGCGGGTCCGGCAACGGGTCCGCGTTTTTCCTTGGGGATTATCATGAAACGCTATGTCTTTGCGCTGGTTCTGGGCCTGGTCGGCTGTGCGATTCTCATCTCGCTGGGCGTGTGGCAGTTGCAGCGCATGAATGTGAAGCTGGCCGCGATTGCCGAAATTGACAGCCGTATTTCCAGCCCGCCCGTGCCCGTGCCGCTGGCGCCCGATGCGAAGCGCGACAAGTATCTTGCCGTGCAGGCCAGTGGACTGCTGCAGGATCAGGCGCTGCGCATCTATACCAGCCGCACGAACGAGGGCGCGGGCTACCGCATCATTCAGGTGTTCGAGACAGATGGCCGCCGTCTGATGGTTGATCGCGGCTTTCTGCCCATCGAGGCGGATTCCGACGTGACCGGCCCGGTTGCGGTTGACATAACGGGCAATCTGCACTGGCCCGATGAAACCTCATCCTGGACCCCGGCCCCCGATATTGCCCGCAATCGCTGGTTCGCGCGCGATGTGGCAACGATGGCGGCCGCGCTTGGCACCGAGCCTGTGCTGATTATTGCACGAACGCTTGACCCTGACACCTTTACCGCGCGGCCTATTCCGGTAAGCTCCGCCGATGTGCCCAACAACCATTTGGAATATGTCATTACCTGGTTCTCACTCGCGCTGGTTTGGGCGGGGATGACAGTTTACCTGCTTTGGCGTATCAAGCGCCGGACAGCCTGATAGGAGTTTCAATGCGCTATATCTCGACCCGTGGGCAGGCCCCCAGCCTGAGCTTTGAAGACGCGATGCTGACAGGGTTGGCGCGCGACGGCGGGCTGTATGTGCCTGAAACCTGGCCGCAGATAAGCCATGACGAGATTGCCGCGCTGGCAGGCAAAAGCTATGAAGATGTGGCATTCGCCGTGATGCGCCCCTTTGTGGGCGACACATTCAGCGATGACGAGTTCCGCAAGATCATCAAGGCCGCCTATGGCCGTTTTCGCCATGCGGCCCGCGTGCCGCTGGTGCAGATCGGCAGCAACGAATTTCTGATGGAGCTGCATCACGGCCCGACGCTGGCCTTCAAGGATGTGGCGATGCAGCTCATTGGCCAGATGTTTGAAGTCGCGCTTGCCCGCAGGGGCGAACGGGTCACGATTGTTGGGGCCACCAGCGGCGATACCGGCAGCGCCGCGATTGAAGCCTTTCGCGGGCTCGATGCGGTGGATGTGTTCATCCTGTTTCCGCATGGCCGCGTTTCCGACGTGCAGCGCCGACAGATGACCACACCGGCCGAGGCCAATGTTCATGCGCTGGCCGTTGATGGCGATTTTGATGAATGTCAGGCGCGGCTCAAGGACATGTTCAACGATTTCGCGTTTCGTGACGATGTGCGCCTTGCCGGCGTCAACTCGATCAACTGGGCGCGGGTTCTGGCGCAGGTGGTGTATTACTTCACCAGCGCCGTGGCGCTTGGCGCGCCGCACCGCAAGATCAGCTTCACCGTGCCGACCGGCAATTTCGGCGATATCTTTGCGGGCTATGTGGCCAAACGCATGGGCCTGCCGATTGACCGGCTTGTTGTGGCCACCAACCGCAACGATATTCTGCATCGCGGGTTGCAAAGCGGCGTGTTTGCCAAGGAAGGCGTGGCGCCCTCCATCAGCCCGTCGAT
This genomic window contains:
- a CDS encoding cytochrome c oxidase subunit 3, which gives rise to MAHEKNHDYHILKPSILPFLGALSAFIMFFGAVLWMKGSAPYMFAIGLIGVLYTMFDWWKEVVKESHEGDHTPVVVLGLRYGVILFITSEVMFFFAWFWAFFKNALYPMSDNYPAVNGVWPPAGIETFDPWHLPLINTLILLCSGAAATWAHHAIAHENNRKDLVNGLILAIVLGLLFTFFQAFEYSEAAFAFGSGESVYGGVFFMATGFHGFHVIVGTIFLAVCLIRALKGHFTPERHVGFEAAAWYWHFVDVVWLFLFISVYIWGG
- a CDS encoding SURF1 family protein, yielding MKRYVFALVLGLVGCAILISLGVWQLQRMNVKLAAIAEIDSRISSPPVPVPLAPDAKRDKYLAVQASGLLQDQALRIYTSRTNEGAGYRIIQVFETDGRRLMVDRGFLPIEADSDVTGPVAVDITGNLHWPDETSSWTPAPDIARNRWFARDVATMAAALGTEPVLIIARTLDPDTFTARPIPVSSADVPNNHLEYVITWFSLALVWAGMTVYLLWRIKRRTA
- a CDS encoding cytochrome c oxidase assembly protein; the encoded protein is MRARNKNSALALRLLAIVVFMVGLSFAAVPLYNLFCKVTGFGGTTSTADAGSDVILNETISIRFDASIDPSMGWEFRPAQGAMDLRIGETGLAFYEAYNPTDRPIAGQAVYNVTPFSAGGYFTKIDCFCFTEQLLMPGERVMMPVTFFVDPEIVTDAEGKFVREITLSYAFGEIELTEEMRLRIAEAAQNDENVPIN
- the cyoE gene encoding heme o synthase → MSDSSWTANPAHEAQFGDYIELLKPRVMRLVIFTAAVGLLVAPNAVHPVVALAAILCIAVGAGASGALNMWWDADIDRLMTRTAKRPIPSGRVAAGEALAIGIALTGFSVVLLGLFANLLAAGLLAFTIFFYVVVYSMWLKRITPQNIVIGGAAGAFPPMIGWAVATGGVGVESLLMFALVFMWTPPHFWALALFRNEDYKRANVPMMPVTRGEVSTRRQIFAYAVLLAPIAIAPAFTQIGGPVYFLLSLVLNAMFVSGAIGLSRRTAEMAAASKYRAEKRFFGFSILYLFLHFVGLLAEAALRGVNLNWAAWPVVF
- the thrC gene encoding threonine synthase gives rise to the protein MRYISTRGQAPSLSFEDAMLTGLARDGGLYVPETWPQISHDEIAALAGKSYEDVAFAVMRPFVGDTFSDDEFRKIIKAAYGRFRHAARVPLVQIGSNEFLMELHHGPTLAFKDVAMQLIGQMFEVALARRGERVTIVGATSGDTGSAAIEAFRGLDAVDVFILFPHGRVSDVQRRQMTTPAEANVHALAVDGDFDECQARLKDMFNDFAFRDDVRLAGVNSINWARVLAQVVYYFTSAVALGAPHRKISFTVPTGNFGDIFAGYVAKRMGLPIDRLVVATNRNDILHRGLQSGVFAKEGVAPSISPSMDIQVSSNFERLLFDLYDREGSAVAQLMDDQSAKGSFTLSQGAAERLRAEFDSGRCDEAETSATIKRVYAETGEMICPHSAVGVKVAQDCRGDSVVPMVVLATAHAAKFPDAVEAATGTRPGLPPHMADLFDRAERQTRVANDLAALKAIVRERSRR